A stretch of Bradyrhizobium sp. AZCC 2262 DNA encodes these proteins:
- a CDS encoding vanadium-dependent haloperoxidase — protein MNVLKAAIVGLALISANTPIRADVIADWNNTAMDVMKAVNVAGNPWTRSMALVNVSMSDAVNSVQNRYSRYTTELPIDPNASAEAAAAAAAREILTRQYPGQKARIDAAFTETMQTIPDNPARVAGIALGEKIAAAVFTERQSDATNAPDTYRPLTTPGVWVPTTPPLFPQYATAKPWGMDSASQFRPAPPPALNSALYARDFNETKDMGGLKSTKRTDAQSDAVRFWTQANLGPAWFQAARQASARRELSVAESARVFALMSMALANCFIVDWDAKFQYNFWRPITAIRNGDQDGNDATERDAGWQPLNTTPMHPEYPSQAGINAGAARGILEAVFGSGPEGFVATDISDARLSRQFTSFAQMDQEHKEVRIWGGIHFRNSLEVGEAMGRKISDHLVANYIKPTR, from the coding sequence ATGAATGTGCTGAAAGCTGCAATCGTCGGCTTGGCCCTCATTTCAGCCAATACGCCGATCCGAGCGGACGTCATCGCCGACTGGAATAACACCGCCATGGACGTGATGAAGGCGGTCAACGTGGCCGGTAATCCCTGGACGCGCAGCATGGCCCTGGTGAACGTGTCGATGTCAGACGCCGTCAACTCGGTGCAGAACCGATATTCGCGTTACACGACGGAGCTTCCAATCGACCCAAACGCCTCGGCCGAGGCCGCGGCAGCAGCGGCTGCACGCGAAATTCTCACGCGTCAGTATCCCGGCCAGAAGGCGCGGATTGATGCGGCCTTCACGGAGACGATGCAGACCATTCCGGACAATCCCGCACGGGTTGCGGGTATTGCTTTAGGCGAAAAAATTGCGGCCGCCGTTTTCACCGAACGCCAGAGCGACGCGACAAACGCGCCCGACACATACCGCCCGCTTACCACGCCTGGCGTCTGGGTGCCGACCACGCCGCCGCTCTTCCCGCAATATGCGACGGCCAAGCCGTGGGGCATGGACAGCGCGAGTCAGTTCCGCCCGGCGCCGCCGCCGGCCCTCAACAGTGCTCTTTACGCGCGCGATTTCAACGAAACCAAGGACATGGGCGGACTGAAAAGCACCAAGCGGACCGACGCGCAGTCCGACGCCGTGCGCTTCTGGACACAGGCCAACCTCGGGCCCGCGTGGTTTCAGGCGGCTAGGCAAGCCTCCGCGCGTCGCGAACTCTCGGTGGCGGAAAGCGCGCGGGTGTTCGCACTGATGTCCATGGCTCTCGCCAATTGCTTCATCGTCGATTGGGACGCCAAATTCCAATACAATTTCTGGCGGCCGATCACCGCGATCCGCAACGGCGACCAGGACGGCAACGATGCAACTGAACGCGACGCCGGCTGGCAGCCTCTGAACACCACGCCGATGCATCCGGAATACCCATCGCAGGCGGGGATCAACGCGGGTGCGGCGCGAGGAATTCTGGAGGCTGTATTCGGCAGCGGGCCGGAAGGCTTCGTCGCGACCGATATTTCCGACGCGCGTCTGTCACGCCAATTCACCAGCTTTGCGCAGATGGACCAGGAGCACAAAGAGGTGCGCATCTGGGGCGGCATTCATTTCCGCAATTCGCTGGAGGTCGGAGAAGCGATGGGTCGCAAGATATCCGATCATCTCGTGGCAAATTACATCAAGCCGACGCGGTAG
- a CDS encoding L,D-transpeptidase — protein sequence MSKSGVALLFVGLLGSVLGGCMQATLAPSSNASLTPRDRQLLAHPPYAQASIPETYRRHIVDYTRREQPGTILVDTNSKYLYYVLPEGKAIRYGVTVGEEALAWSGVATVGKTAEWPDWIPTAEIQARLGPYPKRVAGGPANPLGARALYLYEGNKDTLYRIHGTNQPEYIGQAISSGCIRMTNEDVIDLVNRVKPGAIVVVLPPGRSA from the coding sequence GTGTCGAAGTCCGGGGTTGCGTTGCTGTTTGTGGGATTGCTCGGGTCCGTGCTCGGAGGCTGCATGCAAGCCACGCTTGCGCCGTCGTCCAATGCCAGTTTGACCCCAAGGGACCGGCAGTTGCTCGCCCACCCGCCCTATGCGCAGGCGAGCATTCCGGAGACTTATCGCCGACATATTGTCGACTACACGCGCAGGGAGCAGCCAGGCACGATCCTGGTCGATACCAACTCCAAGTATCTCTATTACGTCCTGCCGGAAGGCAAGGCGATCCGCTACGGCGTGACGGTGGGCGAGGAAGCGCTGGCCTGGTCCGGCGTCGCTACGGTTGGCAAGACGGCTGAATGGCCGGACTGGATCCCGACGGCAGAGATCCAGGCCCGGCTCGGCCCCTACCCGAAGCGCGTCGCCGGAGGTCCGGCCAATCCGCTGGGCGCGCGGGCGCTCTACCTTTACGAGGGCAACAAGGACACCCTGTACCGCATCCACGGCACCAACCAGCCGGAATATATCGGTCAGGCCATCTCGTCCGGCTGCATCCGCATGACCAACGAGGACGTCATCGATCTCGTGAATCGGGTGAAACCGGGCGCGATCGTCGTCGTGCTCCCGCCGGGTCGGAGCGCCTAG
- a CDS encoding ATP-binding protein, protein MLLAKTLTSSTFRLALIAIGTFGVIVSAIFSYVYLSTSSYVRSRSDRAIVTEYLSLKRAYERSGRDGLIALIQERIADSSFADNVYILADPSLVTLAGNLKTWPSTATAAEGWIEFRAPEPFPNATTRPLLRAMLGTFPSRDRLLVGRDISELDGFADQIKTAVISGIVLIFVLAGVASVLVTRRTVGRIESINATSRAIMQSGLDQRIPLRGTHDEWDRVAENLNQMLNRIETLMGEVKQVSDNVAHDLRTPLTRMRGRLEKAYHGQRIGEDDQALIGDTIADLDAVLRIFSSLTRIAQIETQARKGAFRTVNLAEIAGEVVELYDAAAEQEGTRLTVVGDREVLVTGDRDLIFDAVANLVDNAIKHGRAGGQVVVANENIDDRPVISIADDGPGIPPHEYEQVFKRFYRLEHNRYTPGNGLGLSLVAAVAHLHGARIEMLDNSPGLKLKLWFSAPIR, encoded by the coding sequence GTGCTCCTGGCTAAGACCTTAACGTCATCGACATTCAGGCTGGCGCTGATCGCGATCGGGACCTTCGGCGTGATCGTGTCGGCCATTTTCAGCTACGTCTACCTGTCCACCTCCTCCTATGTGCGCAGCCGGTCGGATCGCGCCATCGTGACCGAGTATTTGAGCCTGAAGCGCGCCTACGAGCGGTCCGGGCGCGATGGGCTGATCGCCTTGATCCAGGAACGCATCGCCGACAGCAGTTTTGCAGACAACGTATATATCCTGGCCGATCCTTCCCTGGTCACGCTGGCCGGCAATCTCAAGACATGGCCATCGACGGCCACTGCCGCCGAAGGATGGATAGAGTTTCGCGCGCCGGAGCCGTTCCCCAATGCGACAACCCGGCCGCTGCTGCGGGCCATGCTCGGAACATTTCCGAGCCGCGATCGTCTGCTGGTGGGAAGGGATATCAGCGAGCTCGACGGCTTTGCCGACCAGATCAAGACGGCCGTGATCTCGGGCATTGTACTGATATTCGTGCTTGCGGGGGTCGCGAGCGTCCTCGTGACGCGCCGGACGGTGGGGCGGATTGAATCGATCAACGCCACCAGCCGGGCCATCATGCAGAGCGGCCTGGATCAGCGCATTCCGCTCCGCGGCACCCATGACGAATGGGATCGCGTCGCGGAGAACCTTAACCAGATGCTGAACCGCATCGAAACATTGATGGGAGAGGTCAAGCAGGTGAGCGACAATGTCGCGCACGACCTCCGCACGCCGCTGACGCGCATGCGCGGACGGCTGGAGAAGGCCTATCACGGTCAGCGCATCGGCGAGGACGACCAGGCGCTGATCGGCGATACGATCGCCGACCTCGATGCCGTATTGCGGATATTCTCGTCGCTCACGCGGATTGCGCAAATCGAAACCCAGGCACGAAAGGGCGCGTTCCGCACCGTGAACCTGGCGGAAATCGCCGGCGAGGTTGTGGAGCTGTACGATGCCGCGGCCGAACAGGAGGGCACCCGTCTCACCGTCGTCGGCGATCGCGAGGTGCTGGTGACCGGCGATCGCGACCTGATCTTCGATGCCGTCGCCAATCTCGTGGACAATGCGATCAAGCATGGCCGCGCCGGGGGGCAAGTCGTGGTCGCGAACGAAAACATCGATGACAGACCGGTCATCTCGATCGCCGATGACGGGCCCGGAATTCCCCCTCACGAATACGAGCAGGTTTTCAAGCGCTTTTACCGGCTCGAACACAATCGTTACACGCCGGGAAACGGGCTGGGGCTCAGCCTGGTCGCTGCCGTCGCCCATCTTCACGGCGCGCGGATCGAAATGCTTGATAACTCGCCGGGTCTCAAGCTCAAACTCTGGTTTTCCGCGCCGATCCGTTAG
- a CDS encoding Bug family tripartite tricarboxylate transporter substrate binding protein, with the protein MPAHAGASSDYPNRPVQVYVPFAAGSASDVITRILLGRMATSLGQNFVVENRPGAGGNTGTAAAARAAPDGYTLVMSTSGPLAANKALFKELGYDPQKDFAPICLFAALPNIVVINAKLPPKTLLDLINYAKEHPKQLNYGSVGVGSSQHLAGAYFEQLTGTQLVHVPYRNIASYTPDFISGQVPVGFQLLPNVLGLIKNGDARALAVAGNKRMTALPDVPTAAEAGLQGYESSAWLALLAPANMDKALVDKLYAAAQGATKDPKVRALFAEQGAEPTDLGPEDLKKFMASEILKWSEVIGKMGIAPM; encoded by the coding sequence ATGCCGGCTCATGCTGGCGCGAGCTCGGACTACCCCAACCGGCCGGTTCAGGTCTATGTGCCATTTGCCGCTGGCAGCGCGAGCGACGTCATAACGCGAATCCTGCTTGGCAGGATGGCAACATCTCTGGGCCAAAACTTCGTGGTCGAAAATCGCCCTGGGGCGGGAGGGAACACCGGTACGGCAGCGGCCGCGCGCGCTGCGCCGGACGGCTATACGCTGGTGATGAGTACTTCCGGGCCGCTGGCTGCAAACAAAGCTCTGTTCAAGGAACTCGGTTACGATCCGCAGAAGGACTTTGCACCAATCTGTCTGTTCGCCGCTCTTCCCAATATCGTCGTTATCAACGCGAAACTGCCGCCCAAAACGCTCCTCGACCTGATCAATTATGCGAAGGAACACCCCAAGCAGCTCAATTACGGCTCGGTTGGCGTGGGCTCCTCGCAACATCTGGCCGGCGCCTATTTCGAACAACTCACCGGAACGCAACTTGTCCACGTCCCTTACAGGAACATTGCGAGCTATACGCCCGACTTCATCTCCGGTCAGGTCCCCGTCGGATTTCAACTCCTGCCGAACGTTCTTGGCCTGATAAAGAACGGCGATGCGCGTGCTCTTGCCGTGGCCGGCAACAAACGTATGACGGCATTGCCCGATGTGCCGACGGCGGCCGAGGCCGGCCTGCAAGGTTACGAGAGTTCTGCGTGGCTTGCGTTGCTTGCACCCGCCAACATGGACAAGGCTCTCGTCGATAAGTTGTACGCCGCAGCACAGGGTGCCACGAAAGATCCGAAGGTGCGTGCGCTCTTCGCCGAGCAAGGCGCTGAACCGACGGACCTCGGTCCGGAAGACCTTAAAAAATTCATGGCGTCGGAGATTTTGAAATGGTCCGAGGTCATCGGAAAAATGGGGATTGCTCCGATGTAG
- a CDS encoding CopG family transcriptional regulator has product MANNVREFRPRPPETEKITINLGYVDLGHVDLMVQEGFYSNRTDFIRTAIRNQLERHADVVKQSTARKSLDLGLRNYSREDLEAVQRAGEMLHINVLGLASISQDVTPELARATIASVSVLGALHASPAVKAALADRTR; this is encoded by the coding sequence ATGGCGAATAATGTCCGGGAATTTCGACCCAGGCCGCCCGAAACAGAAAAAATCACGATCAATCTTGGTTATGTCGACCTTGGTCACGTCGATCTCATGGTTCAGGAAGGGTTCTACTCGAACCGTACCGATTTCATCCGGACGGCGATCCGGAACCAGCTCGAACGTCACGCCGACGTCGTAAAGCAGTCAACGGCCCGGAAAAGTCTGGACCTCGGACTGCGAAACTACAGCCGCGAGGATCTCGAAGCGGTGCAGCGCGCCGGCGAGATGCTGCACATCAATGTCCTGGGCCTTGCCAGCATCTCCCAAGACGTGACGCCCGAGCTTGCTCGCGCCACCATCGCCTCAGTCTCCGTACTGGGCGCATTGCATGCCAGTCCGGCGGTCAAGGCCGCCCTCGCCGACAGAACGCGGTGA
- a CDS encoding extracellular catalytic domain type 1 short-chain-length polyhydroxyalkanoate depolymerase, translated as MLNQDIIREATRLTRAGQLAEATALLQRMLRSERAPNAPSRTGGRIALAGPLIIDAKANAVEETDSPPQSESATPAQPRMLRALPDRKEGRSGIGLRGVMKRAPLSTSDIVPECARFIESTYSSPAGSRAYRLFIPSRYREQPLPLVVMLHGCTQSPDDFAAGTRMNFLAEEQNCFVVYPAQPSQANRAKCWNWFRTADQQRGRGEPSLIAGITRQIMDDYLVDRKRVYVGGLSAGAAAAAIMGATYNDLYAAIGIHSGLACGVAADLPSALVAMRQGGSDHKVISGDRPPVPTIVFHGDRDTTVHPNNGDQILEQSLGTTSTQKKVHRGQVPGGHAYTRTILSDASGRGILEHWNIHGAGHAWSGGNPAGSYTDPRGPDATREMLRFFLEHSLPEQ; from the coding sequence ATGCTGAACCAGGACATCATTCGGGAGGCGACACGCCTCACGCGCGCGGGCCAACTCGCTGAGGCCACCGCGCTCCTTCAGCGCATGCTTCGCAGCGAGCGTGCGCCAAACGCACCATCGCGTACCGGCGGTCGCATCGCTCTTGCAGGACCGCTCATCATTGATGCGAAGGCCAATGCTGTTGAGGAGACGGACAGCCCTCCGCAATCAGAGTCAGCCACCCCCGCACAACCGCGCATGCTCCGCGCGTTACCGGATCGCAAAGAGGGGCGCTCCGGGATCGGACTGCGAGGTGTGATGAAGCGCGCTCCGCTGTCCACATCGGACATCGTGCCGGAGTGCGCCCGCTTCATCGAAAGCACGTACAGCAGTCCCGCGGGAAGCCGTGCCTACAGGCTCTTCATCCCGAGCCGCTATCGGGAGCAACCGCTTCCCTTGGTCGTCATGCTTCACGGCTGTACCCAGTCGCCGGATGATTTCGCCGCCGGCACGAGGATGAACTTTCTCGCGGAGGAGCAAAATTGTTTCGTGGTCTATCCGGCGCAGCCCAGCCAGGCAAACCGGGCCAAATGCTGGAACTGGTTTCGCACAGCCGACCAGCAGCGAGGCAGAGGCGAACCCTCGCTGATCGCAGGCATCACTCGCCAAATCATGGATGACTATTTGGTTGATCGAAAGCGCGTCTATGTGGGCGGACTGTCGGCCGGCGCGGCGGCTGCTGCCATCATGGGAGCAACATACAACGATCTGTACGCGGCAATCGGTATCCATTCTGGCCTCGCGTGCGGGGTTGCTGCCGACCTTCCGTCTGCGCTTGTCGCGATGCGACAAGGTGGGTCCGATCACAAGGTAATTTCAGGTGACCGGCCACCTGTCCCGACCATTGTTTTTCACGGCGATCGCGACACTACCGTTCATCCAAACAACGGCGATCAAATTCTTGAGCAGTCTTTGGGAACGACGAGCACGCAAAAGAAGGTGCATCGCGGGCAAGTACCCGGAGGGCATGCCTATACAAGAACGATCCTGAGCGACGCGAGTGGACGCGGAATATTGGAGCACTGGAATATCCACGGAGCCGGGCACGCATGGTCCGGAGGCAACCCTGCGGGCTCCTACACCGATCCGCGAGGACCGGACGCAACAAGGGAAATGCTTCGCTTTTTTCTCGAGCATTCGCTCCCAGAGCAGTAA
- a CDS encoding cupin domain-containing protein gives MNIRGFQAVPQDWPHALGVSAKDQQPKSTAPRFRHRLDEPSEEVVMSNGEVQAATLRGYVLGPNEGEHLIHWRDGGRIFIKIGSATRSDNLSLGTQQVPVGAGIPIHRHFRMDEAFYVLEGSGIFTLNDIGHPFEKGGTIFIPRNAWHGFANPDRELLLLWIMAPAGLDGFFRETCNPPGVPPKQLSREQVHEIAARYATEYR, from the coding sequence GTGAATATTCGCGGTTTTCAGGCTGTCCCGCAAGACTGGCCGCATGCCCTTGGAGTGTCCGCCAAAGACCAGCAACCGAAGTCGACGGCTCCGCGTTTTCGACATAGGCTCGATGAACCTTCTGAGGAGGTCGTCATGAGCAACGGCGAAGTCCAGGCCGCGACGTTGCGGGGATACGTGCTCGGTCCCAACGAGGGCGAGCATCTCATTCATTGGCGCGACGGCGGCAGAATTTTCATCAAGATCGGCTCTGCCACACGCTCCGACAATCTCTCGCTGGGGACCCAGCAGGTGCCGGTCGGTGCAGGCATCCCAATCCACCGACACTTCCGGATGGACGAGGCGTTTTACGTTCTGGAAGGCAGCGGGATTTTCACGCTGAATGATATAGGGCATCCTTTTGAGAAGGGCGGAACGATATTCATTCCCAGGAACGCTTGGCATGGCTTCGCCAATCCTGATCGCGAACTACTGCTGCTCTGGATCATGGCGCCTGCCGGCCTCGACGGTTTTTTCCGCGAAACCTGCAATCCACCCGGCGTACCGCCGAAGCAGCTCAGTCGGGAGCAGGTCCATGAGATCGCCGCAAGATATGCGACGGAATACAGATAA
- a CDS encoding FAD-dependent monooxygenase, whose translation MANKNKKVLIAGGGIGGITALLALRQRGIAAELFEQATAFGQVGAGLQVSGNATRILRALGLGDALARVAYYPEGRDYRAWDNGGRLYYTPLGERAEARFGAPYYTAHRADLLDVLLGGLETGSFHLGSRIERFDQDDDGVTITLADGSTATGDVLIGADGIHSMVRGQMFGAELPRYTGNVAWRGLVPAERVAHLDVAKVAGVWMGPNRSIVQYYVAAGKTFNWIGISRSEQPARESWLAEGRIEDALAEYAGWHDTIRTIIAATPRVLRQALYDREPLPDWRIGRVVLLGDAAHPMMPFYAQGAAQSIEDAYVLAGCLAASSDDPVAALERYVKLRQPRTAWMQGLARREEQLYQTSDASEIAARNARMRANRIPESATFPPEQERLYGYDAEAILRE comes from the coding sequence GTGGCCAACAAAAACAAAAAGGTTCTCATCGCGGGCGGAGGCATCGGCGGAATCACCGCGTTGCTGGCGCTCCGCCAGCGCGGCATCGCCGCCGAGCTATTCGAGCAAGCCACCGCCTTCGGTCAGGTGGGCGCCGGCCTTCAGGTCAGCGGCAATGCAACGCGGATTCTGCGGGCGCTTGGCCTCGGTGATGCACTGGCACGCGTCGCATATTATCCGGAGGGACGTGACTATCGCGCCTGGGACAACGGTGGTCGTCTCTACTACACGCCGCTCGGCGAGCGGGCGGAAGCACGTTTTGGTGCGCCGTATTACACCGCGCACCGGGCCGACTTGCTCGATGTTCTGCTTGGCGGACTTGAAACAGGAAGTTTCCATCTCGGATCTCGTATCGAGCGCTTCGATCAGGATGACGACGGCGTCACCATTACGCTGGCGGATGGAAGCACCGCAACCGGAGACGTCCTTATCGGCGCCGACGGAATTCATTCCATGGTGCGTGGGCAAATGTTTGGTGCGGAACTGCCTCGATACACCGGCAACGTCGCCTGGCGCGGACTTGTGCCGGCCGAGCGTGTCGCACACCTTGATGTTGCCAAGGTCGCCGGCGTGTGGATGGGGCCGAACCGCAGCATCGTCCAGTACTACGTCGCGGCAGGAAAGACCTTCAATTGGATCGGCATCAGCCGATCGGAACAGCCGGCACGGGAATCCTGGCTGGCTGAGGGGCGCATCGAGGATGCGCTGGCCGAATATGCCGGCTGGCACGACACCATTCGTACCATCATCGCGGCGACGCCGCGCGTGCTCCGCCAGGCGCTATATGATCGCGAGCCCCTGCCCGACTGGCGGATCGGACGGGTGGTCTTGCTGGGCGACGCGGCCCATCCGATGATGCCATTCTACGCGCAGGGCGCGGCGCAGAGCATCGAGGACGCGTACGTTCTGGCCGGCTGTCTCGCCGCATCGTCGGACGATCCGGTCGCAGCCCTCGAACGTTACGTGAAACTCCGCCAGCCGCGCACCGCCTGGATGCAAGGGCTTGCCCGCCGCGAAGAGCAACTCTACCAGACGAGCGATGCCTCCGAGATCGCGGCGCGCAATGCGCGTATGCGCGCGAACCGAATCCCGGAATCAGCAACCTTCCCCCCGGAACAGGAGCGGCTGTACGGTTACGACGCCGAGGCGATCTTGCGGGAATAG
- a CDS encoding DUF4118 domain-containing protein yields the protein MTDVESKQRQDITSASDADPLFGPVASGSLRYLASIAMTALATVVAVGADNTVTIPNLSLVFVVPVIIAGVSLGLGPALCSAILGALAFNFFLTEPRYSLAVDDAANIWAIGLLFVVGLIVSGVAFTSRRRASEAALLRRQAAVLQDYSRDVVAADNMTAIVSITSKALAALFQVPAVVMLVAEGRVVSLKQVGDVEPQEAELEAARSSLATGTTVRSGVYPNIASRFDFWPVGTAEGHSAVIGIAFDPDERPLAPDVPVQIVARILALVLERQHPRAGRNAQPAS from the coding sequence GTGACCGACGTTGAATCGAAGCAGCGGCAGGACATCACATCGGCGTCCGATGCCGATCCTCTTTTTGGCCCGGTAGCCTCGGGGTCGTTGCGCTACCTTGCTTCCATTGCGATGACCGCCCTCGCGACGGTCGTGGCTGTCGGTGCTGACAACACGGTGACGATCCCCAATCTATCCCTCGTATTTGTCGTGCCAGTGATCATCGCCGGCGTTAGTCTCGGCTTGGGTCCGGCACTCTGTTCGGCGATACTGGGTGCTCTCGCCTTCAATTTCTTCCTTACCGAGCCCCGCTACTCGCTGGCCGTCGACGACGCCGCGAACATCTGGGCGATTGGACTGCTGTTTGTCGTCGGCCTCATCGTGAGTGGCGTTGCCTTCACCTCCCGCCGGAGGGCGAGCGAGGCGGCACTGTTAAGAAGGCAGGCGGCTGTGCTGCAAGACTATAGCCGTGACGTCGTCGCAGCCGACAATATGACCGCGATCGTCTCCATCACTTCCAAGGCTCTTGCAGCACTCTTCCAGGTTCCTGCCGTCGTGATGCTCGTTGCGGAGGGCAGGGTGGTTTCCCTCAAGCAAGTTGGCGACGTGGAACCCCAGGAGGCAGAATTGGAGGCGGCGCGATCGTCGCTGGCGACTGGAACGACCGTGCGCAGCGGCGTTTACCCGAATATTGCCTCGCGCTTTGACTTTTGGCCGGTGGGGACGGCCGAAGGTCATAGTGCTGTGATTGGAATAGCATTCGACCCGGACGAACGTCCCCTGGCGCCAGATGTGCCCGTCCAGATCGTTGCGCGTATTTTAGCCCTGGTGCTTGAGCGTCAACATCCACGGGCTGGACGCAATGCGCAGCCCGCAAGTTGA
- a CDS encoding ABC transporter substrate-binding protein, translating to MAPNDKLRDKLRDALPRSPKSASRRNFVKALGAAGVALPALAMLPRWGFADDVAAYANAAIGWKQFAGQTITLAGAIHPWSNAIVPLLPDFTKLTGINLVTDFRLETTYLGALPIQLNRHDSTPDVFMFTTYGQGISGGWVEPLNAYYADKSLTDPGWYDENDILKTARAFPLWRDGERYAIPITSEAVTLFINGEALAAKNLAVPQTFEALLATANAIKTDEMSGIAMRAQAGGNSSVPAMAFLFSYGGAMVDDNKAAFGSPEAIAAIEMYGQLLRQAGPGGVSGYEWYHVLDDFLQRRTAMAIDSSNFATDISNPAKSHVAGKAMFAAFPHVVGRTSVPFMSHWQACINSRSRNKRAAFLFLLWATSKPTSMRTAAAGLATTRVSAWSSQGFKKAFGAQAAEAALTNLQNADVERAKAILFHPQSRPILDAFMIGVNEVVSGTRPAKIAMTNAAEKANAVIRG from the coding sequence ATGGCTCCAAATGACAAGTTGCGTGACAAGTTGCGTGACGCGTTGCCGCGCAGCCCAAAGTCGGCCAGCCGACGCAACTTCGTCAAGGCATTGGGCGCGGCGGGGGTGGCCTTGCCGGCGCTTGCCATGCTGCCGCGGTGGGGTTTCGCCGACGATGTCGCCGCCTATGCCAACGCCGCGATAGGTTGGAAACAATTTGCAGGGCAGACGATCACGCTCGCAGGCGCGATCCATCCCTGGTCAAACGCGATCGTTCCGCTGTTGCCTGACTTCACCAAGCTCACCGGCATCAACCTCGTTACCGACTTCCGATTGGAGACCACTTATCTGGGCGCGCTGCCGATCCAGCTCAACCGGCACGACAGCACACCCGACGTCTTCATGTTCACGACCTATGGCCAGGGTATCTCGGGCGGATGGGTCGAGCCGCTGAACGCCTATTATGCCGACAAGTCGCTAACCGATCCCGGCTGGTATGATGAAAACGACATTCTCAAGACAGCCCGGGCCTTTCCGTTGTGGCGGGACGGCGAACGCTACGCCATCCCGATCACATCAGAGGCCGTGACCTTGTTCATCAACGGCGAGGCGCTGGCAGCCAAGAACCTTGCGGTTCCCCAAACTTTCGAAGCGCTGCTGGCGACCGCCAACGCGATCAAGACCGACGAGATGTCCGGGATCGCCATGCGGGCTCAAGCCGGCGGCAATTCGTCCGTGCCGGCCATGGCCTTCCTGTTCTCCTATGGCGGGGCGATGGTCGACGACAACAAAGCCGCATTCGGCAGCCCCGAGGCAATCGCGGCCATCGAGATGTACGGTCAGTTGCTCCGTCAAGCCGGTCCTGGCGGCGTGAGCGGCTACGAATGGTACCATGTGCTGGACGACTTCCTGCAGCGCAGGACGGCGATGGCGATCGACAGCAGCAATTTCGCGACCGACATCTCCAATCCGGCAAAAAGCCACGTTGCCGGCAAGGCCATGTTCGCCGCCTTTCCGCATGTCGTTGGTCGAACGTCCGTGCCCTTCATGTCGCACTGGCAGGCGTGCATCAATTCCAGGTCGCGAAACAAGCGGGCGGCTTTCCTGTTTCTGCTGTGGGCGACAAGCAAGCCGACCTCGATGCGGACCGCCGCAGCGGGGCTGGCGACGACACGCGTGTCGGCCTGGTCGAGCCAGGGCTTCAAGAAGGCGTTCGGCGCACAGGCGGCCGAGGCGGCGCTGACCAACCTGCAGAATGCCGATGTCGAGCGCGCCAAGGCGATCCTTTTTCATCCGCAGTCAAGACCGATCCTGGACGCATTCATGATCGGCGTGAATGAAGTGGTCTCCGGAACGAGGCCGGCGAAGATTGCGATGACCAACGCCGCCGAGAAGGCCAATGCGGTGATCCGCGGATAG
- a CDS encoding response regulator transcription factor yields the protein MTGSHRRILVVEDDPETADQLVESLKTSGYKVDLATSGNEALSRGATGGYAVITIDRMLPDIDGIAVMRQFRDDGIAAPILIVSALGEVDDRVRGLRAGGDDYLVKPFSFVELLARVEALGRRSDTIVKETILRVGDLALDLVSRTASRRGKDIVLFPREFQLLEYLVRNEGRVVSRAMLLQHVWDLHFDPSTNIIDVYVGRVRRKVDGQQAYPLIHTVRGTGYCLRAPG from the coding sequence ATGACGGGAAGTCATCGGCGCATTCTGGTCGTTGAGGATGACCCGGAAACCGCCGACCAACTCGTGGAATCGCTCAAGACTAGCGGTTACAAGGTGGATTTGGCCACCAGCGGCAACGAAGCGCTGAGTCGCGGCGCCACGGGCGGCTATGCCGTCATCACGATCGACCGCATGCTGCCCGATATCGACGGCATTGCCGTCATGCGTCAGTTCCGTGATGATGGCATCGCCGCACCCATCCTGATCGTCAGTGCACTCGGAGAAGTCGACGATCGGGTGCGCGGCTTGCGTGCCGGCGGCGATGACTATCTGGTCAAGCCTTTTTCGTTCGTCGAACTCCTGGCGCGGGTCGAGGCGCTTGGCCGACGCAGTGACACCATTGTCAAGGAGACGATCTTGCGTGTCGGCGATCTCGCGCTCGACCTGGTGTCGCGGACCGCCAGCCGGCGTGGCAAGGATATTGTGCTTTTTCCCCGGGAGTTTCAGCTCCTCGAGTATCTGGTGCGCAACGAAGGCCGCGTCGTATCCCGGGCAATGTTGCTGCAGCACGTCTGGGACCTTCATTTCGATCCCTCCACAAATATCATCGACGTCTATGTCGGGCGCGTGCGTCGCAAGGTCGACGGCCAGCAGGCCTATCCGCTGATCCACACGGTTCGCGGCACAGGGTACTGTCTCCGTGCTCCTGGCTAA